One genomic segment of Adhaeribacter pallidiroseus includes these proteins:
- a CDS encoding IS110 family transposase encodes MMEATGIYYLQLAYFLYEHGTQVGVVNPVVIKRYIQMHLGKGKSDKKDAQWIKRYGEQNQVASWQPEEPVIVNVGS; translated from the coding sequence GGAAGCGACCGGAATTTATTACTTGCAGCTAGCTTACTTCTTATATGAACACGGCACGCAAGTAGGGGTAGTGAACCCGGTTGTTATTAAGCGTTACATCCAAATGCACTTGGGCAAAGGAAAAAGTGACAAGAAGGATGCGCAATGGATCAAGCGCTATGGGGAACAGAACCAGGTAGCTTCCTGGCAACCGGAAGAGCCAGTGATC